Proteins from a genomic interval of Symmachiella macrocystis:
- the rplK gene encoding 50S ribosomal protein L11, with protein MAKELVTTIKVQVMGGQATPAPPVGTALGPHGVNIGQFVMQFNERTKEFTGTTIPVIISVYNDRSFDFVLKSPPAAILLKQAAQIAKGSGNPKADKVGTVTQAQLEEIAKTKFEDLNAPDIAQAARIIAGTARSMGLEVVG; from the coding sequence ATGGCGAAGGAATTAGTTACAACGATCAAGGTTCAGGTGATGGGTGGCCAGGCAACGCCGGCCCCTCCCGTCGGTACCGCGCTCGGTCCTCACGGTGTGAACATTGGTCAGTTCGTGATGCAGTTCAACGAACGGACCAAGGAGTTCACTGGTACCACGATTCCGGTGATCATTAGTGTTTACAACGATCGCTCGTTCGACTTCGTGCTGAAAAGCCCGCCTGCAGCGATTTTGCTCAAGCAAGCGGCTCAAATCGCCAAGGGGTCTGGTAACCCCAAAGCGGATAAGGTCGGCACTGTGACACAGGCGCAGTTGGAAGAAATCGCCAAGACGAAATTTGAAGATCTGAATGCACCGGACATCGCCCAGGCAGCACGGATCATTGCCGGCACCGCGAGAAGCATGGGGCTGGAAGTCGTCGGTTAA
- the rplA gene encoding 50S ribosomal protein L1: MAKQSKRQEFLLKQVEGLTSVGLTEAVAKLKGLEPSLPKKIPACKFDQTVEVVMRLGIDVRQADQMVRGSIVLPHGIGKSKTVLVFAQGENATAAEEAGADFVGGKELADKVKDGWLEFDAAIATPDMMGVVGPLGRVLGPRGLMPSPRAGTVTQDVANTVKEYKAGKVEFRADAGGNVHCVMGKLSFSEEQLVDNISAFIKQIRAMKPSGSKGVYVRTIAVSATHSPGIGIAL, encoded by the coding sequence ATGGCAAAGCAATCCAAGCGGCAGGAATTTCTGTTGAAGCAGGTCGAGGGGCTAACGAGTGTTGGTTTGACCGAAGCGGTCGCCAAGCTCAAGGGCTTGGAACCGTCACTGCCTAAGAAGATTCCGGCCTGTAAGTTTGACCAAACAGTAGAAGTCGTTATGCGGTTGGGCATCGACGTCCGTCAGGCTGACCAGATGGTGCGGGGTTCCATTGTGTTGCCGCATGGAATCGGGAAGTCCAAAACGGTACTGGTTTTTGCTCAGGGTGAAAATGCGACCGCGGCCGAAGAAGCCGGCGCTGATTTTGTGGGTGGCAAGGAATTGGCGGATAAGGTGAAGGATGGCTGGCTGGAATTCGACGCAGCGATCGCTACGCCCGACATGATGGGTGTAGTGGGGCCGTTGGGCCGTGTGTTGGGACCGCGGGGGCTGATGCCTTCGCCTCGTGCTGGCACGGTGACCCAAGATGTGGCGAACACGGTCAAGGAATACAAAGCGGGTAAGGTGGAGTTCCGCGCTGATGCTGGTGGCAATGTGCACTGTGTGATGGGCAAATTGTCGTTCAGTGAAGAGCAGTTGGTGGACAATATTTCCGCTTTCATCAAACAGATTCGGGCGATGAAGCCGTCGGGCTCCAAAGGGGTTTACGTGCGAACCATCGCCGTGTCAGCCACACACAGCCCGGGAATTGGTATCGCGTTGTGA
- the rplL gene encoding 50S ribosomal protein L7/L12, whose amino-acid sequence MATADVIEYDEPTVELGDKIAGLTLLEAKKLADYLKDHHGIEPAGGGAVMVASGGDGGGGEAAAEQTEFTCMITGFGDSKIPVIKVVRAATGLGLKEAKELVESAPKPLKEGVSKEDAEKLKAEVEAAGGTAEIK is encoded by the coding sequence ATGGCGACGGCTGATGTTATTGAATACGATGAACCGACGGTTGAGTTGGGTGACAAGATTGCTGGCTTGACATTGTTGGAGGCCAAGAAGCTGGCCGACTATTTGAAAGATCACCATGGCATCGAGCCGGCTGGCGGCGGCGCGGTTATGGTGGCTTCCGGTGGAGATGGTGGCGGCGGCGAAGCTGCGGCCGAGCAAACGGAATTCACTTGCATGATCACCGGGTTTGGTGACAGCAAGATTCCGGTGATTAAAGTCGTGCGTGCCGCGACCGGATTGGGCTTGAAGGAAGCCAAGGAGTTGGTTGAGAGTGCTCCCAAGCCATTGAAAGAGGGTGTCTCCAAGGAAGATGCTGAGAAGCTGAAGGCGGAAGTTGAAGCCGCTGGTGGTACCGCCGAAATCAAGTGA
- the rplJ gene encoding 50S ribosomal protein L10 — protein MSKYIKELIASDVRERIGDVQELLVIDPSKVDAITTNQLRLDLRKKEIKMVLVKNSLARMALNQAGVSALDPILAGPSALVWGGEDIVALSKEMASWAKEIDGLEIKGGTVEGTTLSAADVEVLSKSPGRLELISQIAGLALSPGGQLVGALLGPGGKVSGQVKAHSEREEE, from the coding sequence ATGAGTAAATACATCAAGGAATTGATTGCGTCGGATGTCCGTGAGCGGATCGGCGACGTGCAGGAGCTTTTGGTGATTGATCCGTCGAAGGTCGATGCGATCACAACCAATCAGTTGCGCTTGGACCTGCGAAAAAAAGAAATCAAGATGGTGCTGGTCAAGAATTCCTTGGCCCGTATGGCACTGAATCAGGCGGGTGTTTCCGCCTTGGATCCGATCTTGGCCGGTCCGTCGGCCTTGGTTTGGGGTGGCGAGGATATCGTCGCGTTGTCCAAGGAGATGGCCAGCTGGGCCAAGGAAATCGACGGATTGGAAATCAAGGGCGGCACGGTTGAGGGGACGACGTTGTCGGCCGCTGACGTGGAAGTCCTGAGTAAGAGTCCAGGCCGTCTGGAGTTGATCAGTCAGATTGCCGGGTTGGCACTCAGCCCAGGTGGTCAATTGGTCGGTGCCTTGCTTGGTCCCGGCGGTAAGGTGTCCGGGCAGGTTAAGGCCCACTCGGAGCGAGAAGAAGAGTAG